TGTTTTTCCGTTCTGGCGAACCGCTCTCCGATCATGGCAAGGACCATGGCTGCCAGAAATGTGGCCACCACGACGGAATTAAACTCCTGATTGATTATATTAAAAACGCTCCACCCCAGAGCTCCTGCGAACCCCGATCGAAGCAAGGTCTTTTTGGGCACTTGGAACAGCACCGCGAAACCGATGGTGGCAATATAGGCGTAAACAAATTTCAGTGCAACCGACATTTTATAATCCTCCCCCAAAAAAAGTCCATAAATTCAAAACAAATCCTACGCCGAAGGCAATGGCTATGGCTACAATTAACGCCTCCCCCGCCCGGGCCATCCCCGAGATTAAGTCCCCGGCGATGGAGTCCCGAACCCCGTTGGTGATGGCCACTCCGGGAACCATGACCATAATTTCCCCGATAATCACCCGATTAATACTGATTTCCGGATGCAGTTGTCCCAGCAGGATGGCCAGTGCCGCGGCCAGGGCTCCCCCCACCAGGTGAATGGTAAAGCTTGCGAAATCCTTTTCCGCCAGAATCGTAATGGTGTATGTAACAAAAATTGTGGCCGCAAAGGCACTTAGAAACTCCAGGAAATTTGCCCCCAGTAATAAAATGAAAAAACTGCTGGTCACCCCGCCGAAAAATGCCACCTGATACTTGGTAAAGGGGGGCGGACTCTTTTCTATCTCTTTTAAGTTTTTCATACCCTCCTGAAGGGTCAGCCCTTCCTGGACAAACCGTCTTGAGAAGTCATTGACCTTGGCCACTTTTTCCAGATTGATTTGCCGGTTTTTAATCCGCTTGATAAAGGAGTGCATCGGCCCCTCTTTTCCCGCTTCATCGGGATGGTCCACGGAAATGTAGATCCCCGTAGGGGTAACGATGCTCTCTACATACTTAAATCCCCTGGATTTGCAAAGTCTTGTAATGGTATCCTCCACCCGGTAGGTTTCCCCTCCGTTTTTCAGCATGATCTCTCCGGCGAATAGGGCCAGTACCA
The sequence above is drawn from the Isachenkonia alkalipeptolytica genome and encodes:
- a CDS encoding threonine/serine exporter family protein, whose translation is MEEITRKKMLVLALFAGEIMLKNGGETYRVEDTITRLCKSRGFKYVESIVTPTGIYISVDHPDEAGKEGPMHSFIKRIKNRQINLEKVAKVNDFSRRFVQEGLTLQEGMKNLKEIEKSPPPFTKYQVAFFGGVTSSFFILLLGANFLEFLSAFAATIFVTYTITILAEKDFASFTIHLVGGALAAALAILLGQLHPEISINRVIIGEIMVMVPGVAITNGVRDSIAGDLISGMARAGEALIVAIAIAFGVGFVLNLWTFFGGGL